The Bombus vancouverensis nearcticus chromosome 17, iyBomVanc1_principal, whole genome shotgun sequence genome has a window encoding:
- the LOC117161817 gene encoding calcium and integrin-binding family member 3 gives MGNYLSTNYILPEETLVTYVELTYLKKNEIQYIVKILDNVNPGKLCENIQHRFTIDEVETILPQIRCSPFRDSIYRVFSSQKDNHLSLEDILDLCSAFSKHCPSKIRAAWAFYIFDFDGDNQISVDDLIETVHRLTRCDQDEHETIDSATAEHVARMILQEMVFTQQGSISFEEFIRFASRIAEFSSTFSFHFNV, from the exons ATGGGGAATTATCTGTCAACCAACTATATTCTTCCTGAAGAAACACTTGTCACTTATGTGGAATTAACATACttaaaaaagaacgaaataCAGTA tATTGTTAAAATACTTGACAATGTAAATCCAGGAAAACTTTGTGAAAATATTCAGCATCGTTTCACTATTGACGAAGTCGAAACCATATTGCCACAAATTCGA TGCAGCCCATTTCGTGATTCGATATATCGAGTATTTTCTTCACAAAAAGACAATCATTTAAGTTTGGAAGACATATTGGATTTATGTTCTGCCTTCTCTAAACATTGTCCTTCGAAAATTCGTGCTGCTTGGGCATTTTACATTTTTG ACTTCGACGGCGACAATCAAATCTCAGTGGACGATTTGATCGAAACTGTGCACAGATTGACACGGTGCGACCAGGACGAACATGAAACCATTGATTCGGCGACAGCGGAACACGTCGCGCGAATG ATACTTCAAGAGATGGTGTTCACCCAACAGGGAAGCATTTCCTTCGAAGAATTTATACGTTTCGCTTCGAGAATTGCAGAATTCTCGTCAACATTCTCCTTTCATTTTAATGTTTAA
- the LOC117161827 gene encoding uncharacterized protein LOC117161827: MYRDVQTNKIQMLPYEWGMQKTPYSPRPDIVADTVRRKINRELTVLSNDISTIDNTRMKEVDDLFKGVQIHRSQYKDRTGSFHPLTFFKPDTYMYQCAPGMTTSYFLKYPTNYVKHKMPIVLPLTYERRMQTPYIPDLSLSGIYNKSSCIAYKR, from the exons ATGTATCGAGATGTTCAAACGAATAAAATACAG ATGCTACCATACGAGTGGGGAATGCAAAAGACTCCGTATAGTCCACGACCTGATATTGTCGCAGATACAGTGCGACGCAAAATAAATCGTGAGTTAACCGTACTTTCGAATGATATTTCAACAATCGACAATACGCGTATGAAGGAAGTTGATGACCTATTTAAA GGAGTACAGATTCATCGCAGTCAATATAAAGATCGCACCGGTAGCTTTCATCCTTTAACTTTCTTTAAACCCGACACCTACATGTATCAGTGTGCACCAGGAATGACGACGTCATATTTCTTGAAATATCCAACGAATTATGTCAAACACAAAATGCCAATAGTTTTACCTCTCACTTATGAAAGGAGGATGCAGACACCATACATTCCAGATTTATCTCTGTCTGGGATATATAATAAATCAAGTTGTATTGCTTACAAACGATAG